In Candidatus Binatia bacterium, the sequence GAGGAGGAGATGATGAAGCAAATGAATGGCAACATGATGAAGCACAAGAAGACGACCAAGAAACAGGCGATGTAGGCGGAGAGCGAAAGGAGATGACCTTATGGCCAAAGATCCAGTGTGTGGAATGCAAGTGGAGGAAACGAATGCGTCGGTGACAGCGGACTACAAAGGGAAAGCCTTTTATTTTTGTGCGCTCTCATGCAAAGACAAGTTCGTCAAGGAGCCCGAAAAATATTCGGGGGAGGAATCATCATCAGGTTGCTGTAAATAGG encodes:
- a CDS encoding YHS domain-containing protein, yielding MAKDPVCGMQVEETNASVTADYKGKAFYFCALSCKDKFVKEPEKYSGEESSSGCCK